One Sinorhizobium mexicanum genomic region harbors:
- a CDS encoding phosphoadenylyl-sulfate reductase, giving the protein MSFVTNGCDIPSKLQQDAAMTTQPLEAEAVALSEALEGLDLAGRLALVAGLEGRAVFTTSLGIEDQVITAAIGTNRLDIDVATLKTGRLFNETVALIDKTEETYGILIKRFYPEKADIDAYVAQYGVNGFYESVEARHACCGVRKLKPLARALEGASYWITGLRRGQSGNRAATPFAEADIERGLIKINPLADWDIETIRAHVAAQAIPVNPLHARGYPSIGCEPCTRAIKPGEPERAGRWWWENDEKRECGLHVPEAASSIIPNASNAA; this is encoded by the coding sequence CTGTCCTTTGTCACAAACGGCTGCGATATTCCGTCCAAATTGCAACAGGATGCAGCTATGACCACGCAGCCCCTCGAAGCCGAAGCGGTAGCCCTCAGCGAAGCGCTCGAAGGCCTCGATCTTGCCGGACGCCTGGCGCTCGTCGCCGGTCTTGAAGGCAGGGCCGTTTTCACGACGTCTCTCGGCATCGAGGATCAGGTCATCACGGCCGCGATCGGCACCAACCGCCTCGACATCGATGTTGCCACGCTGAAGACCGGCCGCCTCTTCAACGAGACCGTCGCGCTCATCGACAAGACCGAGGAAACCTACGGGATCCTCATCAAGCGTTTCTACCCGGAAAAAGCCGACATCGACGCCTATGTGGCGCAGTACGGCGTGAACGGTTTCTACGAAAGCGTGGAAGCCAGGCATGCCTGTTGCGGCGTGCGCAAGCTGAAGCCGCTCGCGCGTGCGCTCGAGGGAGCAAGCTACTGGATTACCGGGCTTCGCCGCGGCCAGTCGGGCAATCGCGCCGCTACCCCGTTTGCCGAAGCCGATATCGAACGCGGGCTCATCAAGATCAATCCGCTCGCGGATTGGGACATCGAGACGATCCGCGCCCATGTCGCTGCCCAAGCCATTCCGGTTAACCCGCTGCACGCCCGCGGCTATCCCTCGATCGGCTGCGAGCCCTGCACCCGCGCGATAAAGCCCGGCGAGCCGGAGCGCGCCGGACGCTGGTGGTGGGAGAACGACGAGAAGCGCGAATGCGGCCTGCATGTGCCGGAAGCGGCCTCCTCCATCATCCCCAACGCCAGCAACGCCGCCTGA
- the cysD gene encoding sulfate adenylyltransferase subunit CysD has protein sequence MSHNHPETELHNPQSTKPPLDPHLKALENEAIHIFREVAAEFERPVMLYSIGKDSSVLLHLARKAFYPGRVPFPLLHVDTGWKFQEMIAFRDAMVEKYDLDLVVHTNPRGAAENVTPFSHGSALYTDIMKTEALRQALDAGQYDAAFGGARRDEEASRAKERIYSFRTPDHRWDPRNQRPELWNLYNGMIRKGESVRAFPLSNWTEVDIWRYIQAEEIPIVPLYFAKKRPIVERDGMMILAEDPRLELLPGELKREEVIRFRTLGCFPLTGAIRSGATTLDDIISELETATVSERQGRAIDRDQSGSMEKKKREGYF, from the coding sequence ATGTCCCATAACCATCCGGAAACGGAACTGCATAATCCGCAGAGCACGAAGCCGCCGCTCGATCCGCATCTGAAGGCGCTCGAAAACGAAGCGATCCACATTTTCCGTGAGGTTGCCGCCGAATTCGAGCGCCCGGTGATGCTCTATTCGATCGGCAAGGATTCGTCCGTGCTCTTGCATCTGGCGCGCAAGGCCTTCTATCCCGGCCGCGTCCCCTTCCCGCTGCTTCACGTCGATACCGGCTGGAAGTTCCAGGAAATGATCGCGTTTCGCGACGCGATGGTCGAAAAATACGATCTCGACCTGGTGGTCCACACCAACCCCCGTGGGGCGGCAGAAAACGTGACGCCCTTCTCGCACGGCTCGGCGCTTTATACTGACATCATGAAGACGGAAGCGTTGCGCCAGGCGCTTGATGCCGGCCAGTACGATGCCGCCTTCGGCGGCGCACGCCGCGACGAGGAAGCAAGCCGCGCCAAGGAGCGGATCTATTCGTTCCGCACGCCGGACCACCGCTGGGATCCGCGCAACCAGCGCCCAGAGCTCTGGAACCTCTATAACGGAATGATCCGCAAGGGCGAGAGCGTACGCGCCTTCCCGCTCTCCAACTGGACCGAGGTCGATATCTGGCGCTACATCCAGGCGGAAGAGATCCCGATAGTGCCACTCTACTTCGCCAAGAAGCGCCCGATCGTCGAGCGTGACGGCATGATGATCCTTGCCGAAGACCCACGTCTCGAACTTCTTCCGGGCGAGTTGAAACGCGAGGAAGTGATCCGCTTCCGCACGCTCGGCTGTTTCCCGTTGACGGGCGCCATCCGCTCCGGCGCCACGACGCTCGACGACATCATTTCCGAACTTGAAACCGCGACCGTCTCCGAACGGCAGGGACGCGCCATCGACCGGGACCAGTCCGGCTCGATGGAAAAGAAAAAACGCGAGGGATATTTCTGA
- a CDS encoding MBL fold metallo-hydrolase: protein MQGPDFDLDFKPAHGEAVPVADRVQRITVNNPGPFTFHGTNTYIVGKRSVAVIDPGPDDDAHFRALMAALGGREVTHIAVSHTHRDHSPLARRLKAATGAVVVAEGPHRAARPLHAGETNPFAESSDMDFMPDIALSEGRRVEGDGWSLTAVMTPGHTANHAAFALDGTGILFSADHVMAWATSIVAPPDGAMADYMLSLEKLLQRDDRLYLPGHGGPVSDPAAFVRALRAHRGMRERSVLERIRAGDRTIPDMVKVIYASTDQRLHEAAALSVLAHLEDLVERGRVETDGPPSLFGDYRLVPGGAG, encoded by the coding sequence ATGCAGGGACCGGATTTCGACCTCGACTTCAAGCCGGCTCACGGCGAGGCGGTGCCCGTTGCCGATCGCGTGCAGCGTATCACCGTCAACAATCCCGGCCCCTTCACGTTTCATGGAACGAACACCTATATCGTCGGCAAACGCTCGGTCGCGGTGATCGATCCGGGGCCTGACGACGACGCACATTTCCGTGCGCTTATGGCTGCGCTCGGTGGCCGCGAGGTGACGCACATTGCCGTCAGCCATACGCACCGTGATCATTCCCCCCTCGCCCGGCGGCTAAAGGCCGCGACCGGCGCCGTGGTCGTTGCCGAAGGCCCTCACCGTGCGGCCCGGCCCCTGCATGCCGGCGAAACCAACCCCTTCGCCGAAAGCTCAGATATGGATTTCATGCCCGACATAGCGCTTTCCGAAGGCAGGAGGGTTGAGGGCGACGGCTGGAGCCTGACAGCCGTGATGACACCCGGCCACACCGCAAATCACGCCGCCTTCGCGCTGGACGGCACCGGCATTCTCTTTTCCGCCGACCATGTCATGGCCTGGGCGACGAGCATCGTCGCACCGCCCGACGGCGCCATGGCCGACTATATGTTGTCGCTCGAAAAGCTGTTGCAACGGGACGATCGGCTCTATCTGCCCGGCCATGGCGGCCCGGTCTCCGACCCCGCGGCGTTCGTTCGCGCGCTTCGGGCGCACCGCGGGATGCGCGAGCGCTCCGTGCTGGAACGCATCCGCGCCGGCGACCGGACGATCCCGGACATGGTGAAGGTCATCTACGCTTCCACCGACCAGCGGCTCCACGAGGCCGCGGCGCTTTCAGTCCTGGCGCATCTCGAAGACCTCGTGGAACGGGGCCGCGTCGAAACCGACGGTCCGCCGTCGCTCTTCGGCGACTATCGGCTGGTGCCGGGCGGTGCCGGATGA
- a CDS encoding DUF6152 family protein has product MARSLPARMIVGGALGLLLVTGAYAHHGWSWAEADQIELSGTIREISMAPPHPTLDVETENDGLWRVELANPRQTERSGFVEGVAKVGDPVVALGNRSLDRNEKRMKAVRITVAGKAYDLYPERIKTN; this is encoded by the coding sequence ATGGCCAGGTCCTTGCCTGCTCGCATGATCGTGGGGGGTGCTCTCGGGCTTCTGCTCGTGACGGGCGCCTACGCACACCACGGCTGGTCCTGGGCGGAGGCCGATCAGATCGAGCTTTCCGGGACGATCCGGGAGATCTCCATGGCGCCCCCGCATCCGACGTTAGACGTCGAGACGGAGAATGACGGTCTCTGGCGTGTCGAACTTGCCAACCCGCGCCAGACCGAGCGCTCGGGCTTTGTCGAGGGCGTGGCAAAGGTCGGCGATCCGGTGGTGGCCCTCGGCAACCGTTCGCTCGATCGGAATGAGAAGAGGATGAAGGCTGTTCGGATCACAGTCGCCGGCAAGGCCTATGACCTCTATCCGGAACGGATAAAGACGAATTGA
- the cysN gene encoding sulfate adenylyltransferase subunit CysN — protein sequence MTAPAIANAALDDATTVTYPAQEPVRATRDSRPLRLITCGSVDDGKSTLIGRLLWDTKAVKEDQAATLQRDSNGKQNDLGLPDFALLLDGLQAEREQGITIDVAYRYFSTDKRSFIVADTPGHEQYTRNMATGASTADLAVLLVDARVGLLEQTRRHATIATLMGIRQFVLAVNKIDLTNYDRGRFEQISHEFKELALSLGVRQVTAIPVSALKGENVVYDGRASMPWYDGPTLIEVLELATTRSAQTVGFRLPVQRVSRPGESFRGYQGTVAGGSVKPGDSVVILPSGMVANVTKIVTFDLVRNAAVAGDAITLVLDRQVDVSRGDMIAAIDSQPMTGLAFDAQLVALQPEGIQPGKRYWLKSGTRRQRVQVQPASQLDLKTGKWNHADELPMNAIGKVHLVFDEQAIFDAYEQNRTTGAFILIDPDTNNTVAGGMITAKRAALGGIHAEESRVILSLPADLADQLMATELFASRREDVEVRRVTAGKAAEIVDTIDS from the coding sequence ATGACCGCACCCGCAATCGCGAACGCCGCCCTGGACGACGCAACCACCGTGACCTATCCGGCGCAGGAGCCGGTGCGCGCCACCCGCGATTCCCGCCCGCTGCGACTGATCACCTGCGGCAGCGTCGACGACGGCAAATCGACGCTGATCGGCCGGCTGCTGTGGGACACCAAGGCGGTCAAGGAAGACCAGGCGGCGACCCTTCAGCGCGATTCCAACGGCAAGCAGAATGATCTTGGCCTGCCCGATTTCGCCCTTCTTCTGGACGGGCTGCAGGCGGAGCGCGAACAGGGCATCACCATCGATGTCGCCTATCGCTACTTCTCGACCGACAAGCGCTCCTTCATCGTCGCCGACACGCCCGGTCACGAGCAATACACGCGCAACATGGCGACGGGCGCCTCGACCGCCGATCTTGCCGTGCTCCTGGTCGATGCGCGCGTCGGCCTCCTGGAGCAGACCCGCCGCCATGCGACGATCGCAACGCTGATGGGCATCCGCCAGTTCGTGCTCGCGGTCAACAAGATCGACCTCACCAATTACGACCGCGGCCGCTTCGAGCAGATCTCGCACGAGTTCAAGGAACTCGCCTTGTCGCTCGGCGTGCGGCAGGTCACGGCGATCCCGGTTTCGGCGCTCAAGGGCGAGAACGTCGTCTATGACGGCCGTGCCTCAATGCCCTGGTATGATGGCCCGACGCTGATCGAGGTTCTGGAACTCGCAACGACCCGCTCTGCGCAGACCGTCGGCTTCCGCCTGCCCGTACAGCGCGTCTCGCGCCCGGGCGAGAGCTTCCGCGGCTACCAGGGTACAGTTGCAGGCGGCTCGGTGAAGCCCGGCGATTCCGTCGTGATCCTGCCGTCCGGCATGGTGGCCAACGTCACCAAGATCGTCACCTTCGACCTCGTGCGCAATGCCGCCGTTGCCGGCGACGCGATCACGCTGGTGCTCGACCGCCAGGTGGACGTTTCGCGCGGCGACATGATCGCGGCAATCGACAGCCAGCCGATGACCGGGCTTGCCTTCGACGCTCAGCTGGTTGCCCTTCAGCCGGAGGGCATTCAGCCCGGCAAGCGCTACTGGCTGAAATCCGGCACCCGCCGTCAGCGCGTGCAGGTTCAGCCCGCAAGCCAGCTCGATCTCAAGACCGGCAAGTGGAACCATGCGGACGAGTTGCCGATGAACGCCATCGGCAAGGTTCATCTCGTTTTCGACGAACAGGCGATCTTCGACGCTTACGAACAGAACCGCACCACCGGTGCCTTCATCCTGATCGATCCGGACACCAACAACACGGTTGCCGGCGGCATGATCACCGCCAAGCGCGCCGCCCTTGGCGGCATTCATGCGGAAGAAAGCCGGGTGATCCTGTCCTTGCCTGCCGACCTCGCCGATCAACTGATGGCAACGGAACTCTTCGCGAGCCGGCGTGAGGACGTGGAGGTCCGTCGTGTCACCGCCGGCAAGGCGGCCGAAATCGTCGACACGATCGACAGCTGA
- the ggt gene encoding gamma-glutamyltransferase, which translates to MRDLHLPGRSVVMGRHGAAATSHFLSTLAAIEILRRGGNAADAAIAACAVQCVVEPGSTGIGGDNFVLFAPARSNPTGTTKGGKVYGLNGSGRAPKGLTVEHLLKQGLKEIGLTSVHAVTIPGAVDAWSKLNHRFGSMPLAELLQPAIRHAEEGFVVTERVATDWRRNEGKLKADANSTRMWLKEGARAPKAGEVFRQAEHAKVFREIAAKGRDGFYSGWVAEDMVTYLHSLGGLHVLEDFATQEAFWVEPISTTYRGIELLEIPPSGVGITTLLMLNILSGFDLSKYDPVGVERFHIEAEATRLAFEARDKYVADPAFAEVPVQKLLSAAFADELRGRIDMKKAMPAAGPTGGTTTYRDTVYISVVDEEGNACSFINSLFWSYGTGLSSAKTGVLLQNRGTGFSLDPAHPNCVAPWKRPLHTIIPAMAMKEGRPWLSFGVMGGGFQPVGQSHVLTNILDFGMNVQEAIDCARGFHQMGRFEAERGIREDVLHGLAALGHGIKMDEMPHGGGQAIMIDAENGVLQAGSDPRKDGCALAY; encoded by the coding sequence ATGCGTGACCTGCACCTGCCCGGCCGTTCCGTCGTCATGGGCCGGCATGGCGCCGCCGCCACCTCGCACTTTCTTTCGACGCTCGCCGCCATCGAGATCCTGCGCCGTGGCGGCAACGCTGCCGACGCCGCGATCGCAGCCTGTGCGGTGCAATGTGTGGTCGAGCCGGGCTCGACCGGCATCGGCGGCGACAATTTCGTGCTCTTCGCCCCCGCTCGCAGCAATCCGACGGGCACCACGAAGGGCGGCAAGGTCTATGGCCTGAACGGCTCGGGCCGCGCGCCCAAGGGCCTCACCGTCGAGCATCTCTTGAAGCAGGGATTGAAAGAGATCGGGCTGACCTCGGTGCATGCCGTCACCATCCCCGGCGCCGTCGATGCCTGGAGCAAGCTGAACCACCGCTTCGGCTCCATGCCGCTCGCCGAGTTGCTGCAACCCGCCATCCGCCACGCCGAGGAGGGCTTCGTGGTGACCGAGCGCGTCGCCACCGACTGGCGCCGCAATGAAGGCAAGCTCAAGGCGGACGCTAACAGCACGCGCATGTGGTTGAAAGAGGGCGCCCGCGCCCCGAAAGCCGGAGAGGTCTTTCGCCAGGCCGAGCATGCGAAGGTCTTCCGCGAGATCGCCGCAAAGGGCCGCGACGGCTTTTACTCCGGCTGGGTCGCCGAGGACATGGTGACCTACCTGCACAGCCTGGGCGGCCTGCATGTCCTGGAGGATTTCGCCACGCAAGAGGCCTTCTGGGTGGAGCCGATTTCGACAACCTATCGCGGCATCGAACTCCTGGAGATCCCGCCGAGCGGCGTCGGCATCACGACATTGCTGATGCTCAACATCCTGAGCGGCTTCGACCTCAGCAAATACGACCCGGTCGGCGTCGAGCGCTTCCATATCGAAGCCGAGGCCACGAGGCTCGCATTCGAGGCGCGCGACAAATATGTCGCCGACCCCGCCTTTGCCGAGGTGCCGGTGCAGAAGCTGCTCTCGGCCGCCTTTGCCGACGAGTTGCGCGGCCGCATCGACATGAAGAAGGCCATGCCGGCCGCCGGCCCGACCGGCGGCACCACCACCTATCGCGACACGGTTTATATCAGCGTCGTCGACGAGGAGGGCAATGCCTGCTCCTTCATCAACTCGCTGTTCTGGTCCTATGGCACCGGCCTCAGCAGCGCGAAGACCGGAGTGCTCCTGCAGAACCGCGGCACCGGCTTCAGTCTTGATCCCGCGCATCCGAATTGCGTCGCGCCTTGGAAGCGCCCGCTGCACACAATCATCCCGGCAATGGCCATGAAAGAGGGCAGGCCCTGGCTCTCATTCGGCGTGATGGGCGGCGGCTTCCAACCGGTAGGCCAAAGCCATGTGCTGACCAATATCCTCGACTTCGGCATGAATGTGCAGGAAGCCATCGACTGCGCGCGCGGCTTCCACCAGATGGGCCGCTTCGAGGCCGAGCGCGGCATCCGCGAGGATGTGCTGCACGGCCTCGCGGCGCTCGGCCACGGGATCAAGATGGACGAGATGCCCCATGGCGGCGGCCAGGCGATCATGATCGATGCGGAGAATGGCGTGCTTCAGGCCGGCTCGGACCCGCGCAAGGACGGCTGCGCGCTGGCTTACTGA